In Candidatus Fermentibacter sp., a single genomic region encodes these proteins:
- a CDS encoding DUF2723 domain-containing protein, with the protein MSQGAGHTDPVCRTVPTDRWFAAAAGIIVGLVYLLTMARTVSFWDSGEYIACSWIAGIPHPPCVPLFVLLGRFFTLLFGFIPDIATRTNLMCVIAGAVSMALLARLTQRWSVRMGLSPSFYRPVSVAAALLAGFSFTVWQNNNAMETYAISQCIAVTAIWVFDIWIVRTEESRPADRQLYLVLYLLTMAVGVHLAALIAVPGIAVIYALSAAKGRSALWRSPRFLATALGLMVLAFSVHLYMPLRAVQRPEINETDPSNWPAFRSALAREQYGQVSVFDRKGPVPEQIAQYFRYLSWQSGLPQSWDRMLGAAGTPLFFAIRFAVTISALWGCVLLWRRNRRILLYVGTIFLMASVFFIFYLNFKTGPIASSTGEVRERDYFYADSFALFAVFAAFGAGAFLRTATRRDEAAWAVMLLPVASLAGNYFMCDRSRDVVARDYGINLLESCSEGAVLITNGDNDTFPLWFAQSVLGVRRDVIVSNLSLMNTDWYLYQLLDRDPALIPFGDLGLVDSMRPVFIWGPHYFHVTNDGMPLLSETDSGILRSVFPQAWPWAIRRGDFALALPSESYGVQGSIGMQDLVMLSMVARRDVHGRDVYLAGTVAEDSRIYVEPYLIMEGIAFRVGDEPGTGMVDVGRSWRLMDSYRFEGLDDPGIFKDDQAVLLARNYVLAYHRLVDAHYDGGSADSAGIALARAESLFVAMPSEWMQFLPTHALLAARLVDGVQGCDSAAAYILSAADRLAGFASARSDSRLSQTAVLLGQVAIDYDREGQLERVVDSLQPGTAANVWLQVEVDLHFGNHIGAWNALRGYEETNPGDPTTDFLRSEMDAYLETTDRMDRFDLQNSAVSTIVQAGDTARVSDALDAMISFLAAGEAGSAYACGAYYSAALGEPGAESLLSGFAASIADDPAGAEALGEWFTLESVRTSPGILAWECARLGENALCYAALARTDATEETLGRMLADPAAYARGMAAPAL; encoded by the coding sequence ATGAGTCAGGGCGCAGGCCACACGGATCCCGTGTGCAGGACGGTTCCGACCGACCGCTGGTTCGCTGCGGCTGCCGGGATCATCGTCGGTCTGGTCTATCTGCTGACCATGGCCAGGACCGTCAGCTTCTGGGACAGCGGCGAGTACATCGCCTGCTCCTGGATCGCCGGGATACCGCACCCGCCATGCGTCCCGCTCTTCGTTCTCCTGGGCAGGTTCTTCACGCTGCTGTTCGGATTCATCCCTGACATCGCCACCAGGACGAACCTCATGTGCGTGATCGCCGGAGCCGTCTCGATGGCTCTCCTGGCCAGGCTCACCCAGCGCTGGTCCGTCAGGATGGGGCTTTCGCCCTCCTTCTACAGGCCGGTGTCCGTGGCAGCGGCCCTGCTCGCCGGTTTCAGCTTCACGGTATGGCAGAACAACAACGCGATGGAGACCTACGCCATCTCCCAGTGCATCGCGGTGACAGCCATCTGGGTCTTCGACATCTGGATCGTACGCACGGAGGAGTCGCGCCCGGCCGACAGGCAGCTCTATCTCGTCCTCTATCTCCTCACCATGGCCGTCGGGGTGCATCTGGCGGCCCTGATCGCCGTGCCCGGCATCGCCGTGATCTATGCCCTGTCCGCCGCGAAGGGCAGGTCGGCTCTCTGGAGGAGCCCTCGATTCCTGGCGACGGCGCTGGGCCTGATGGTCCTGGCCTTCAGCGTGCACCTCTACATGCCCCTGAGGGCCGTCCAGAGGCCCGAGATCAACGAGACCGACCCCTCGAACTGGCCCGCCTTCAGATCCGCGCTCGCCAGGGAGCAGTACGGCCAGGTCTCCGTCTTCGACAGGAAGGGCCCGGTGCCCGAGCAGATCGCCCAGTACTTCAGATACCTCTCATGGCAGTCCGGCCTGCCGCAGTCGTGGGACAGGATGCTGGGCGCCGCCGGCACCCCGCTGTTCTTCGCGATCAGGTTCGCCGTCACGATCTCGGCCCTCTGGGGGTGCGTGCTCCTGTGGCGGCGGAACCGCCGCATCCTGCTCTATGTCGGTACGATCTTCCTGATGGCAAGCGTGTTCTTCATCTTCTACCTCAACTTCAAGACCGGTCCGATCGCATCCTCCACAGGAGAGGTGCGCGAGAGGGACTACTTCTACGCGGATTCCTTCGCCCTCTTCGCGGTCTTCGCGGCATTCGGCGCGGGAGCCTTCCTCAGGACGGCCACGCGCAGGGACGAAGCCGCATGGGCCGTGATGCTCCTGCCCGTCGCCAGCCTGGCGGGGAACTACTTCATGTGCGACCGCTCCCGGGACGTCGTGGCGCGCGACTACGGCATCAACCTCCTCGAATCGTGCTCCGAGGGGGCCGTTCTCATAACCAACGGCGACAACGACACCTTCCCCCTCTGGTTCGCGCAGTCCGTCCTCGGGGTGAGGAGGGACGTCATCGTCAGCAACCTCAGCCTGATGAACACGGACTGGTACCTTTACCAGCTCCTCGACCGCGACCCTGCGCTCATCCCCTTCGGGGATCTCGGCCTGGTGGACTCGATGCGCCCCGTGTTCATCTGGGGGCCGCACTACTTCCATGTCACGAACGACGGCATGCCTCTCCTCTCGGAGACCGACAGCGGGATACTCCGGTCCGTGTTCCCGCAGGCCTGGCCATGGGCGATCCGGCGCGGCGACTTCGCGCTCGCGCTGCCGAGCGAATCCTACGGTGTCCAGGGCTCGATCGGGATGCAGGACCTCGTGATGCTGTCGATGGTGGCGCGGAGGGACGTCCACGGGCGCGATGTCTATCTTGCGGGAACCGTCGCCGAGGACAGCAGGATCTACGTCGAACCCTACCTGATCATGGAGGGGATCGCCTTCAGGGTCGGTGACGAACCCGGCACCGGCATGGTGGACGTGGGCCGGAGCTGGCGCCTGATGGATTCGTACCGTTTCGAGGGTCTGGACGATCCTGGCATCTTCAAGGACGACCAGGCCGTGCTGCTTGCCAGGAACTACGTGCTGGCCTACCACAGGCTCGTGGACGCGCACTACGACGGGGGCTCGGCGGACAGCGCCGGGATCGCCCTCGCACGAGCCGAGTCACTCTTCGTGGCCATGCCTTCGGAATGGATGCAGTTCCTCCCCACGCACGCCCTTCTGGCGGCAAGGCTCGTCGACGGCGTCCAGGGATGCGATTCGGCCGCGGCGTACATCCTCTCGGCCGCGGACCGCCTGGCCGGCTTCGCCTCTGCCCGTTCGGACTCCAGGCTCTCACAGACCGCCGTCCTCCTCGGACAGGTGGCCATCGACTACGACAGGGAGGGCCAGCTCGAGAGGGTGGTCGACTCGCTCCAGCCCGGCACGGCTGCCAACGTCTGGCTGCAGGTGGAGGTGGACCTCCACTTCGGGAACCACATAGGGGCGTGGAACGCTCTGAGGGGCTACGAGGAGACCAACCCGGGCGATCCGACGACCGACTTCCTGAGATCCGAGATGGATGCCTATCTGGAAACCACGGACCGCATGGACAGGTTCGACCTCCAGAACAGCGCCGTCTCGACGATAGTGCAGGCTGGCGACACCGCACGCGTCAGCGACGCCCTGGATGCGATGATCTCCTTCCTCGCCGCCGGGGAGGCCGGTTCGGCCTACGCGTGCGGAGCGTACTACTCGGCGGCGCTCGGGGAACCCGGAGCGGAATCCCTCCTGTCCGGCTTCGCCGCTTCGATCGCGGATGATCCGGCGGGCGCGGAGGCTCTGGGGGAGTGGTTCACGCTCGAGTCGGTCAGGACGTCCCCCGGGATCCTGGCCTGGGAGTGCGCGCGCCTGGGCGAGAATGCCCTGTGCTATGCGGCACTCGCCAGGACGGATGCCACGGAGGAGACTCTGGGGAGGATGCTGGCCGACCCCGCTGCATACGCCCGCGGGATGGCCGCGCCAGCCCTCTGA
- the dapF gene encoding diaminopimelate epimerase, translated as MKFTKLTGAGNDFIAVDNRDGSLGPFLTQPRIAGLCRRALSVGADGMLELRESRTSDYRMVYYNSDGGRASMCGNGGRCIARFAVMRGAAGPVQTFESDAGTHRAEVRPGGTVRLWFTAPVALSGSLSLAAPGPGGVAATLEASLEDTGVPHLVVFRDDLYDGLFESSAATLRRAPETGPAGANVDFACVETPGSMRIRTWERGVEGETLACGTGAVAAVFAGLRCGRVSLPCTVHPPGGSPLEVGMDDAGWWLEGEARPVYEGETLEPLS; from the coding sequence ATGAAGTTCACCAAGCTCACCGGCGCAGGCAACGATTTCATAGCCGTGGACAACAGGGACGGCTCCCTGGGCCCGTTCCTGACGCAGCCCCGGATCGCAGGTCTCTGCAGGCGGGCGCTCTCGGTCGGGGCCGACGGCATGCTCGAACTCAGGGAGTCCCGCACCTCCGACTACCGGATGGTCTACTACAACAGCGACGGGGGCCGGGCCTCCATGTGCGGGAACGGAGGCCGCTGCATCGCCCGTTTCGCCGTCATGAGGGGCGCCGCCGGACCCGTGCAGACTTTCGAGAGCGACGCCGGAACGCACCGGGCCGAAGTGAGGCCGGGCGGGACGGTGAGGCTCTGGTTCACCGCCCCGGTCGCTCTCTCCGGGAGTCTGTCGCTCGCTGCTCCCGGACCCGGCGGAGTCGCGGCGACCCTGGAGGCATCCCTCGAGGACACCGGGGTGCCCCACCTCGTGGTCTTCAGGGATGATCTCTACGACGGCCTGTTCGAGTCCTCCGCCGCGACCCTGAGGCGGGCCCCCGAAACCGGGCCGGCAGGGGCGAACGTGGACTTCGCATGCGTCGAGACACCCGGATCGATGCGGATCAGGACATGGGAGAGGGGCGTGGAGGGCGAGACCCTGGCCTGCGGCACGGGAGCGGTCGCTGCGGTCTTCGCGGGTCTTCGCTGCGGGCGTGTCTCCCTGCCCTGCACGGTGCATCCTCCGGGAGGATCTCCTCTCGAAGTCGGCATGGATGATGCAGGGTGGTGGCTCGAGGGTGAAGCCAGGCCCGTCTACGAGGGCGAAACCCTGGAGCCCCTCTCTTGA